Genomic segment of Corticium candelabrum chromosome 16, ooCorCand1.1, whole genome shotgun sequence:
CGATAGACCGTCTTCACCATCAGGTAATGCTTTCtacaaacaatcaaagaaacgATTCagagagacaacaaacacCTGCACTCTATTGCTCCTTACTTGCACAAGTTCAAGCTTACGGAATCCAACTCTCTGAGTCATTGAGTGTAACTCGCCCTATGATATCATTTCATGCACATTACAACAAGATTGAAATGAAATGTGAGGGTAAACCCTATCAGATGCTACTGTTGTTGTCATGTTGTATAGAGTTGCATTGCCATATCCATTGGGCCACCAGAGATCAACTTGTCCCTTTTTGTATGTGCCAAGATCGACGGTTACCATCATCTCTCCTGCAGCTGTAGGCATGTATGCCTACAATTCACCACAAGCAACAAATTACTTCAAGCTGTACAaaacacgcgcgcgcgcgcgcgcacacacacacacacacacacacacacacacacacacacacacagaaagacaaatagacagacagacagacagacagacagacagacagacagacagacatacaaacatacacagagacagacagacatacagacatacataccaacatacacagagacagacagacagacagacagacatgcaaacatacatagagacagacaaacagacagacagacagacaaacagacatacatacatacatacatacatacatacaaacatacacagaaacagacagacacacagacagacagacagacacacagacagacagacagacagacagacagacagacagacatgcagacagacatacaagcatacacagagacagacagacagacagacagacagacagacagacagacaaacagacagacagacagacagatacacagacagatatacaaacatacacagataaagacatacatacatacatacatacatacaaacatacacagagacagacagacagacagacagacagacagacagacagacagacatgcagacagacatgtagacagacagacagaaagacagacaaacagacagacagacagacaggcaagcaagcaggcagatcaatttcacaatacacttcCTGTTAACTCAAAGTCAAACCTGATGACTCTGTACTCCAGCCAGTTCCACATTCACTGAGCCATTGTTATCAACTCCTGGACctttaaataaaaatagattAAAATACCAAATTCAACTGACACTACAGTCTGCATGACCAGATGTTTGTATATACACGTTTACTGTCACATTAAATCCTCCGTTACCATCGGGAATAATCTGCATTCAACAAAATAGAAATGTCTACAGAAAGTATAGACAATCAGGTTATCTGATATGTACATaataaatagacaggcagataatGTAATAGTAAGTATTTTTAAATAATACATAAGCTATaggtttgcctgtctgtctgtctgtctgtctgtctatcaatttgtctgtctgtctgtctgtctgtctgtctgtctatcaatttgtctgtttgcatctgtctgtctatcaatttgtctgtctatctgtctgtctgtctgtccgtttatctgtctgtttatcaatttgtctgtctgtctgtctgtctgtctgtcaaatttttatatttcatacatatgaactattacaagctatagatacaaAAGTCcattatatatcaattagacccacacgggtctgtctgtctgtctgtctgcttatcaatttgtctgtctgtctgtctgtctgcctatcaatttgtctgtctgtctgtctgtctgtctgtcgatcaatttgtctgtctgtctatcaatttgtctgtctgtctgtctgtctgtctgtctgtctatcaatgtctgtctatcaattcgtctgtttgtctaccaatttgtttgtctgtctatctgtcaatttgtctgtctgtccaatacagtctgtctgtttgtcaagaatcatttatttcttacaatcacactatcatacatcacagcagaaactactcgactaaagctaaatgctttatagtgttcataggtaagtgtatacatattttctgaggcaaaagagacaactaaaagtacactaatggtaaaagaattgagtgctgagtgactcgggaatctgacacccaccacacaacacattcaatttctgtttgtctgtctgtttgtctgtctgtctgtctgtttgtctgtctgtctgtctgtctgtctatcaattagtctgtctgtctgtctgtttgtctgtctgtctatcaattagtctgtctgtctgtctgtctgtcaatacatatattttcaaagaactacactactacattctagtctgtctgtctgtctgtctgtttgtctgtctatttggctatctGTCTATCCTTCATTTGTTCAGTCTGTCTTAttgtgtcttctgtctgtctgtccgtctatgtGCCTGTCATCATCTCTAATATAAACGCCAACCTGCGGTACAGAATGATCAATGAAAGCTGTTTTATAACCAACAATGCTGCACACAATACAAACCAAATCCATCAAATCTAACACAATCCACAAACCACTGTCTTACCCAATATCCCTCCAGATGCCTGTAGGAACAAACGCAGGACCCCAATCCCATCCAAAATCTATCAAACACACAACCTCACACCCACAATCAACCTCCACACAAACCAGAATGACTTACCTGACTGACATTTCCTAACAAAGTTACGATTGGCATGGAAATAGCCACCTCCACCTGGCACATTGTACGGATAACTGTTTGCCTCATTTATCGAATACGTCGCAGCAGACTACACAAACAGTTGCACATGTTGACAATCGCAAACACAAAGTGAGTGATAGACATCGAACCATAAAGGAAATGGTGATTTCATTGTCACTTGCTTTGACAACATCCTACAACAGCaagaatttgtgtgtgtgtgtgtgtgtgtgtgtgtgtgtgtgtgtgtgtgtgtgtgtgtgtgtgtgtgtgtgtgtgtgtgtgtgtgtgtgtgtgtgtgtgtgtgtgtgtgtgtgtgtgtgtgtgtgtgtatacatataaCTGCGTGGCGGTTGCTTACTTTGATATCAAAGTAGTATTTTCGATGCTGATTGTTGGTTGTTCCAAGCAACTTTCCGTTTAAACTTGAGACAAAATCATATCATAAGATTGCCCACAATGTTGTCTGTATTGTGTTGTACAttctgtatgtacatgtgtacttgcGAAGAACATATAGGAGTGTATGTTTTTGTCCTGCCTTATGAAGGAACTGTTGATATTGACTTGGTGAGTACTAGTGCGTCTGTTTGGCTAATGTGTCTGTTCGTGATTCTGtatgttgatctgtttgtctgttgcatgtttgtcgGCAAGCCTAGCTATACATacgtttgcctgtctgcctttgtctgtctgtctgtctgtctgtctgtctgttatatATCTACGTATTACATGTCAATCTGTTTATTCTCCTGCcagtgaatgtgtgtgtgtgtgtgtgtgtgtgtgtgtgtgtgtgtgtgtgtgtgtgtgtgcatgtgtgtgtgtgtgtgcatacattaCTACAAACACACCTCACATTCCCCACAGTATCAAGTCCATGGCAAACGAGCCAAACATTGTCAGCCGACTGAGACCAGTCAAATTTACGATAATACGTCCAGTTGTCCATTGCAACCCACACTTGGTATTCATCATTGAAACGATCtagtacacaaacagactaacaaacatacagaccgacaaacatacagccagccagccagacaaacagacagacaaacagacatacaaacagacaaactgacaaacaaacagacaggcagacagacaaacagagagacaaacagagagacagacagccagacaaatagacagacagacagacagacacacagacagacaaatagacagaccgacaaacaaacagacagacagacagacaaacagacagaccaacaaataaacaaacagacaaacagaagaacagacaaacagacagacaaacagacagaccgacaaacaaacaaacagacagacaaacagacagacacacagacagacaaacagacagaccaacaaataaacaaacagacaaacagaaacagacaaacagacaaacaaacagacagacaaacagacagacacacagacagacaaacagacatcacAGCACCAACACAAATTAGTAATCGTGACATAAAACTTACAATATGGATCTGCAATCACCCCAGCCTtcctacaacacaaaacaacaaaagaaattgTAAAACATTacaaatacttaattaattacaaataattaataccCAAGATGCGCACAAAATCTAAAGGGTATGCGAGGAACCAACCCTCGGAACCCAAACCATCATACGCGAGTACTTCCACAATACAAACTTTCTGCAAGTGACTGCAAACCCGCACATTAGCCTCTAGTGCAATTCAAAAGTTGCAAAAACTTACAAAAGATCGAGACTAACTTGACCAGGAACAGTGGCTGCGATTTTGATCGATCCATTCGCGTTAGCAACCGTCCACGTGTCGTTTCCATTCAAGTCCACATAAACATAGCCCAGAGAAACACCGAAGCAAGAAAGCAGTAAGGCAACAGTTGATAGTGACATCTTTGAGTCAACAGTCATGTGACTAAAGAAAATATACGGGATGTTAAGGtaatatcacgtgacattatTATCACGCAACATtgttgtcacgtgatattgttgtcacgtgactttattatcacgtgacattgtTATCACGTGACAGAAATGGCCAAACTATCTTCGTTTTCCATCAATTTTTCCAACGATCAGCAAGTTTATTACGCGGGGCAGACGGTCTCAGGAACGTGTCTTGTTGCCGTCGACGAGCCATTGAAAGCGCGAGGCATTCGAGTCGCCATTCGCGGAGAGGCGAACGTTCACTGGACGGAAACGAGGACGAGGAAAATCGGGTCTGGGAAGAGCGAACGCACAGAGACGTATACGGAACATTTTCGAAGCAGCGAGATTTATTTCAACTTGAAAACGACTTTGTGGGGAAAGGGTAGGATTTTTGAGACCTCGGTGTTCCAGACTGTTGTGCGCGCAtgaaaattttaatttaataatttgattaattaacttttagttaaacttaaaaattacgattttaaatatatttatttatattattttaatatGTTAGAACTAGTACTACCTACCCTATGAGCAGTggcaaatatattaaaattatatatttatttaataattttttaatgaTAAGTATATTTAAAATCATAATTGTTAatgttaatttaatattaCTATGTTTTATATTAATGTAccatttatatttatttatttgtaatgTGTTATTGAAtgtattaaaatattaaaaatataataaaaaattaatataaaatgtaaattaatataaatataaattaaattaatataaattaatataaaatataaaaaaataattaatataaaaattaatatgaatataaaaattaatataaaatataaaaattaatataaaatataaattaatataattataaaaaattaatataaaatataaaaattaatataaatataaaaaattaaattaatataaaaattaatataaaaattaatataaaattattataaatattgaaaattaatataaaacataaaaattaatataaaataatataaatataaaaaattaatataaaatataaattaatataatataaaaaattaatataaaatataaattaatataatataaaaaattaataaaaactaataataaaaatattaaaattaaaatgaacaattattattttaaatatatttattaattaattacaatataattttattatataataacaaacttaaaaattaaaattctaTTTCCATTATAGATGAAGGAGATCGAAAAGGAGACAACCCTGTCCTCCCTGCTGGCGATCACTGCATGCCGTTTGCATTTCAGTTGCCATCCAGCGGATTACCGTCATCATTTGAGGGCAAACTCGGTTACATTCGTTACTGGCTAGAGGCGACAATTGATCGTCCGTGGCGATACGACTTCAAGGCCAAACACGCGTTCAGTGTTCACGAAATCATCAATGTCAATTTGCCTCAAATGAATGTGTGTATTGAGGACGAGGATGAGAAGActctttgctgcttgtgctgtCAGTCTGCGCCGTTGTCTTTGTTTGCGAAGGTGGATAGGGCCGGCTACTGTCCAGGGGAAGGAATTGCGATTACGACTCGAGTACAGAACCCGTCGAATAGAGAGATGAGAGGCACTCGGGCAAGGTGAGTGTGTAGGATGGTGTAGTGCGGTTTAATTCTTGAAGCAGTTTGTGGTGGTGTTGAGTCTTTTGGTAAGGAGTGATATGCTGTGAATGGGAGTTATGTGTTGGCATTAGGCTACAtcaagacagacggacagatggacagacaaacagtctcagtagatggacatttagctaagcagttttacctatagtgttcttgtaaagttttgctttttgtgttcaatagtgaaagaaagacagacagatggacagacagacaaactgacaggcagatggacagacagacaaactgacaggcagatggacagactgacaaacagacagacagacaaatagacagacaaacgaacagacagacagatggacagatagacagacagacagacaaataaacagacagacaaacagacagacagacagacagacaaactgatagacagacagacagctggacagactgacaaacagacagacagacagacaaatagacagacaaacaaacagatgtgcagacagacagacagacagatggacaaacaaatggacagacagatggacatacatacatacagaccaGCAGACAAATAGTccgacatacagacagatggtggACAACCATAACATCTCACCATCGTTTCATTCCACAGACTCATTCAGACGACTGAGTTTTATGCTCAAGCGTCACGCAACATCAATAAAGAAGACGTGGCCGTCATGCAGGGCGTTCCTATCCAACCACACTCCACAGGCGAGTGGCGCAACCGTCTCCTCAAGATTCCTGTAATACctccaacaacaatcacatgcCGCATCATCCGTGTAACTTACTGTCTTGAGGCAAGAAcccattcacacacacacacacacacacacacacacacacacacacacacacacacacacacacacacacacacatgtgcacacacacacacacacacgtgcacacatgtgcacacacacacacacatgtgcacacacacagacacatgtgcacacacacacacacacacacacacacacacacacgtgcgcacacacacacacacacacacacacacacacacacacacaccactgtgTGTTCTCAATGCACTAATAATACAACACACTTTCTAGGTGACTGTTGTGGTGCCGAATTCTGTGGACCTGTCGGTTGAGATTCCTCTGACAATAGGAACGGTGCCACTGCATCAAGGTGTTAGAAGTCAAGCACAACTTCCTGTTGACCGAACAGCATCGCCGCTGCCATTTGGTATGCAGAAGTATCGTTGAaccgttgtgtgtgtgtgtgtgtgtggtgtgtgtgtgtgtgtgtgtgtgtgtggtgtgtttgtgtgtgtgtgtgtgtgtgtgtgtgtgtgtgtgtgtgtgtgtgtgtgtgtgtgtgtgtgtgtggtgtgtttgtgtgtgtgtgtgtgtgtgtgtgtgtgtgtgtgtgtgtgtgtgtgtgtgtgtgtgtgtgtgtgtgtgtgtgtgtgtgtgtttctgtctgtttgtatagaAATATgtcaaacaaagacaaatgtTTGACGTTTGATATCAAACATTCCCATTCTATTGCAGACGAGCTGCCCAGCTATGCTGAGGCTAGTGGCGGTCCTGCCACTATCAGTGACACAAATGAGAAGATCATGGGCGACACAAAATTTACACCTCTCTATCCATTCGTCAGGGACTTCAGTTTCACAGGCAGTGAAGTAAGCAaattacatacaaacagacagacacagacagacagatagatagatagagacagagagacatgcagatagatggacggacggacagacagacagaccgggacatctatgtccctttatgtagttactagtatgcagtt
This window contains:
- the LOC134192189 gene encoding arrestin domain-containing protein 3-like translates to MAKLSSFSINFSNDQQVYYAGQTVSGTCLVAVDEPLKARGIRVAIRGEANVHWTETRTRKIGSGKSERTETYTEHFRSSEIYFNLKTTLWGKDEGDRKGDNPVLPAGDHCMPFAFQLPSSGLPSSFEGKLGYIRYWLEATIDRPWRYDFKAKHAFSVHEIINVNLPQMNVCIEDEDEKTLCCLCCQSAPLSLFAKVDRAGYCPGEGIAITTRVQNPSNREMRGTRARLIQTTEFYAQASRNINKEDVAVMQGVPIQPHSTGEWRNRLLKIPVIPPTTITCRIIRVTYCLEVTVVVPNSVDLSVEIPLTIGTVPLHQGVRSQAQLPVDRTASPLPFDELPSYAEASGGPATISDTNEKIMGDTKFTPLYPFVRDFSFTGSESLMTKEGQKAQRKVTERSKLLQRYS